A single window of Danaus plexippus chromosome 31, MEX_DaPlex, whole genome shotgun sequence DNA harbors:
- the LOC116778440 gene encoding microtubule-associated protein futsch-like isoform X12 encodes MNLVLIFALGVLCVNADPHFVRARQPVNDQNFVFKLPDNGLQYTYFEEEELDSFGKPIVKVTFIPEEDIGHGALDLTSGVVERKLNSERKFAQGSSDHRRSRNHGRHHNIAGGVLNDGNSKSYWNSDSESTVDNENESKNYQYSSGSQIESSHSKGKLGRIPHPILRHHPRIPLRSPIQKPGLLPVDNIGIDIGVGAQISGGAKHPIIGRIPKKPWLRGKKPKGGQAPGGRNPDEVITRETETTVVTTDNAKASNEKQSSSTVTKIISETRANSDSPSNNDKPNNVDSNNNKKKPIKKCSKGPRPDDLRKPKHGKRPRGGKYPQEITTSESITTVVTKSSKELSEQDQTSSTTITKKETITQGPDYNSPDEDYQPDDNSPDRNGGQPGGKKPKGGKKPKGGNQPNKESPDDDDNSPDRNGGQPGDKKPKGGKKPKGGNQPNKESPDNDDNSPDRNGGQPGGKKPKGGKKPKGGNQPNNESPDDDDNSPDSNDGQPGGKKPKGGKKPKGGNQPNNESPDDDDQPDDNSPDRNGGQPGGKKPKGGKKPKGGNQPNNESPDDDDNSPDSNDGQPGGKKPKGGKKPKGGNQPDNESPDDDDQPDDNSPDRNGGQPGGKKPKGGKKPKGGNQPNKESPDDDGNSPDRNGGQPGGKKPKGGKKPKGGNKPSDGNPPGQTTTTVTTKTTTETTASASSPSGSPNNQQPSDDQPDVKDQPQENKPSDDKKPKAGKQPKEVSPDDNKQPDDQSPKKPKGGNQPNNESPDDDDQPDDNSPDRNGGQPGGKKPKGGKKPKGGNKPSDGNPPGQTTTTVTTKTTTETTASASSPSGSPNNQQPSDDQPDVKDQPQENKPSDDKKPKAGKQPKEVSPDDNKQPDDQSPKKPKGGSQPNNESPDDDNQPDDNSPDRNGGQPGGKKPKGGKKPKGGNQPNNESPDDDDNSPDSNDGQPGGKKPKGGKKPKGGNKPSDGNPPGQTTTTVTTKTTTETTASASSPSGSPNNQQPSDDQPDVKDQPQENKPSDDKKPKAGKQPKEVSPDDNKQPDDQSPKKPKGGNKPSDGNPPGQTTTTVTTKTTTETTASASSPSGSPNNQQPSDDQPDVKDQPQENKPSDDKKPKAGKQPKEVSPDDNKQPDDQSPKKPKGGNQPNNESPDDDDNSPNSNSPDRNGGQPGGKKPKGGKKPKGGNQPNNESPDDDDQPDDNSPDRNGGQPGGKKPKGGKKPKGGNQPNNESPDDDDQPDDNSPDRNGGQPGGKKPKGGKKPKGGNQPNNESPDDDDNSPDSNDGQPGGKKPKGGKKPKGGNQPNNESPDDDDQPDDNSPDRNGGQPGGKKPKGGKKPKGGNQPNNKSPVDDDQPDEDSPDSNDGQPGGKKPKGGKKPKGGNQPNNESPDDDDQPDDNSPDRNGGQPGGKKPKGGKKPKGGNQPNNESQDDDDQPDDNSPDRNGGQPGGKKPKGGKKPKGGNQPNNESPDDDDNSPDSNDGQPGGKKPKGGKKPKGGNQPNNESPDDDDQPDDNSPDRNGGQPGGKKPKGGKKPKGGNQPNNESPDNDDQPDDNSPDRNGGQPGGKKPKGGKKPKGGNKPSDGNPPGQTTTTVTTKTTTETTASASSPSGSPNNQQPSDDQPDVKDQPQENKPSDDKKPKAGKQPKEVSPDDNKQPDDQSPKKPKGGSQPNNESPDDDNQPDDNSPDRNGGQPGGKKPKCGKKPKGGNQPNNESPDDDDNSPDSNDGQPGGKKPKGGKKPKGGNQPNNESPDDDDNSPDSNDGQPGGKKPKGGKKPKGGNQPNNESPDDDDQPDDNSPDRNGGQPGGKKPKGGKKPKGGNQPNNESPDDDDNSPDSNDGQPGGKKPKGGKKPKGGNQPNNGSPDDDDNSPDSNDGQPGGKKPKGGKKPKGGNQPNNESPDDDDNSPDSNDGQPGGKKPKGGKKPKGGNQPNNESPDDDDQPDDNSPDRNGGQPGGKKPKGGKKPKGGNKPSDGNPPGQTTTTVTTKTTTETTASASSPSGSPNNQQPSDDQPDVKDQPQENKPSDDKKPKAGKQPKEVSPDDNKQPDDQSPKKPKGGSQPNNESPDDDNQPDDNSPDRNGGQPGGKKPKGGKKPKGGNQPNNESPDDDDNSPDSNDGQPGGKKPKGGKKPKGGNQPNNESPDDDDQPDDNSPDRNGGQPGGKKPKGGKKPKGGNKPSDGNPPGQTTTTVTTKTTTETTASASSPSGSPNNQQPSDDQPDVKDQPQENKPSDDKKPKAGKQPKEVSPDDNKQPDDQSPKKPKGGNQPNNESPDDDDNSPDSNDGQPGGKKPKGGKKPKGGNQPNNESPDDDDNSPDSNDGQPGGKKPKGGKKPKGGNQPNNESPDDDDNSPDSNDGQPGGKKPKGGKKPKGGNQPNNESPDDDDNSPDSNDGQPGGKKPKGGKKPKGGNQPNNESPDDDDNSPDSNDGQPGGKKPKGGKKPKGGNQPNNESPDDDDNSPDSNDGQPGGKKPKGGKKPKGGNKPSDGNPPGQTTTTVTTKTTTETTASASSPSGSPNNQQPSDDQPDVKDQPQENKPSDDKKPKAGKQPKEVSPDDNKQPDDQSPKKPKGGSQPNNESPDDDNQPDDNSPDRNGGQPGGKKPKGGKKPKGGNQPNNESPDDDDQPDDNSPDRNGGQPGGKKPKGGKKPKGGNQPNNESPDDDDNSPDSNDGQPGGKKPKGGKKPKGGNQPNNESPDDDDNSPDSNDGQPGGKKPKGGKKPKGGNQPNNESPDDDDNSPDSNDGQPGGKKPKGGKKPKGGNQPNNESPDDDDNSPDSNDGQPGGKKPKGGKKPKGGNQPNNESPDDDDQPDDNSPDRNGGQPGGKKPKGGKKPKGGNQPNNESPDDDDQPDDNSPDRNGGQPGGPASKPDGKKPNSAEKGPNSSRKPDSSRPKGKKPRHGGIRPGRPTLIPPRGGRYPPGFIPKQPGRNRICVCFNSFSDMPAELRSQFRLY; translated from the exons ATGAATTTGGTGCTTATCTTCGCGCTGGGT GTGCTGTGTGTTAACGCAGACCCCCATTTCGTAAGAGCGAGACAACCAGTCA atgATCAGAATTTCGTGTTCAAACTCCCAG ATAATGGTTTACAATACACGTACTTCGAGGAAGAAGAATTGGACAGTTTTGGTAAACCAATAGTGAAAGTGACTTTCATACCAGAAG AGGACATTGGCCATGGCGCACTTGACTTGACGTCTGGGGTTGTGGAAAGAAAGCTCAACTCTGAAAGGAAATTCGCCCAAGGTTCAAGCGATCACCGCAGATCAAGGAACCATGGACGACACCATAACATCGCTGGTGGTGTCCTAAATGATGGTAACAGCAAGAGCTATTGGAACTCAGATTCGGAATCAACCGttgataatgaaaatgaaagcAAAAATTACCAATACAGTTCCG gTTCTCAAATTGAATCGTCACACTCCAAGGGAAAACTTGGACGTATTCCTCACCCAATACTGAGACACCATCCACGGATTCCGTTACGATCACCAATACAGAAACCCGGACTTCTCCCGGTCGATAATATTGGTATCGACATTGGCGTCGGAGCTCAAATCTCAGgag gggCGAAACATCCAATAATTGGAAGGATTCCAAAGAAGCCTTGGTTGCGAGGGAAGAAACCTAAAGGTGGACAGGCACCTGGCGGGAGAAACCCTGACGAAGTTATAACAAGAGAAACTGAAACAACCGTTGTGACTACAGATAATGCCAAGGCATCAAACGAAAAACAGAGTTCCTCCACCGTGACTAAGATCATATCAGAAACAAGAGCCAATTCGG aTTCTCCATCGAATAACGACAAGCCAAATAACGTTGATTCTAACAACAATAAGAAAAAACCAATTAAAAAGTGTTCGAAAg GACCTCGGCCAGATGATTTGAGGAAACCAAAACATGGCAAGAGACCAAGAGGAGGCAAATATCCTCAGGAAATAACAACTAGCGAATCGATAACGACAGTCGTAACCAAATCTAGCAAGGAATTATCTGAGCAAGACCAAACCAGTTCAACGACAATAACCAAGAAAGAAACAATAACGCAAG GACCTGACTATAACTCGCCAGACGAGGACTATCAACCCGACGACAACAGCCCTGACAGGAACGGTGGCCAGCCAGGAGGCAAGAAACCCAAGGGTGGCAAGAAACCCAAAGGTGGAAATCAACCCAACAAAGAGTCACCGGATGATGACGACAACAGCCCTGACAGGAACGGTGGCCAGCCAGGAGACAAGAAACCCAAGGGTGGCAAGAAACCCAAAGGTGGAAATCAACCCAACAAAGAGTCACCGGATAATGACGACAACAGCCCTGACAGGAACGGTGGCCAGCCAGGAGGCAAGAAACCCAAGGGTGGCAAGAAACCCAAAGGTGGAAATCAACCCAACAATGAGTCACCGGATGATGACGACAACAGCCCTGACAGCAACGATGGCCAGCCAGGAGGCAAGAAACCCAAGGGTGGCAAGAAACCCAAAGGTGGAAATCAACCCAACAATGAGTCACCGGATGATGACGACCAACCCGACGACAACAGCCCTGATAGGAACGGTGGCCAGCCAGGAGGCAAGAAACCCAAGGGTGGCAAGAAACCCAAAGGTGGAAATCAACCCAACAATGAGTCACCGGATGATGACGACAACAGCCCTGACAGCAACGATGGCCAGCCAGGAGGCAAGAAACCCAAGGGTGGCAAGAAACCCAAAGGTGGAAATCAACCCGACAATGAGTCACCGGATGATGACGACCAACCCGACGACAACAGCCCTGACAGGAACGGTGGCCAGCCAGGAGGCAAGAAACCCAAGGGTGGCAAGAAACCCAAAGGTGGAAATCAACCCAACAAAGAGTCACCGGATGATGACGGCAACAGCCCTGACAGGAACGGTGGCCAGCCAGGAGGCAAGAAACCCAAGGGTGGCAAGAAACCCAAAG GTGGAAATAAACCCAGTGACGGAAACCCGCCTGGACAAACAACAACCACAGTCACAACAAAGACGACAACAGAAACAACCGCTTCCGCCA gCTCGCCATCTGGTAGTCCCAATAACCAACAACCCAGTGACGACCAACCGGATGTAAAAGATCAGCCACAAGAAAACAAACCCAGTGATGACAAAAAACCTAAAGCTGGAAAGCAACCCAAAGAAGTTTCACCAGACGATAATAAACAGCCCGACGACCAGAGCCCAAAGAAACCCAAAG GTGGAAATCAACCCAACAATGAGTCACCGGATGATGACGACCAACCCGACGACAACAGCCCTGACAGGAACGGTGGCCAGCCAGGAGGCAAGAAACCCAAGGGTGGCAAGAAACCCAAAGGTGGAAATAAACCCAGTGACGGAAACCCGCCTGGACAAACAACAACCACAGTCACAACAAAGACGACAACAGAAACAACCGCTTCCGCCA gCTCGCCATCTGGTAGTCCCAATAACCAACAACCCAGTGACGACCAACCGGATGTAAAAGATCAGCCACAAGAAAACAAACCCAGTGATGACAAAAAACCTAAAGCTGGAAAGCAACCCAAAGAAGTTTCACCAGACGATAATAAACAGCCCGACGACCAGAGCCCAAAGAAACCCAAAGGTGGAAGTCAACCCAACAATGAGTCACCGGATGATGACAACCAACCCGACGACAACAGCCCTGACAGGAACGGTGGCCAGCCAGGAGGCAAGAAACCCAAGGGTGGCAAGAAACCCAAAGGTGGAAATCAACCCAACAATGAGTCACCGGATGATGACGACAACAGCCCTGACAGCAACGATGGCCAGCCAGGAGGCAAGAAACCCAAGGGTGGCAAGAAACCCAAAGGTGGAAATAAGCCCAGTGACGGAAACCCGCCTGGACAAACAACAACCACAGTCACAACAAAGACGACAACAGAAACAACCGCTTCCGCCA gCTCGCCATCTGGTAGTCCCAATAACCAACAACCCAGTGACGACCAACCGGATGTAAAAGATCAGCCACAAGAAAACAAACCCAGTGATGACAAAAAACCTAAAGCTGGAAAGCAACCCAAAGAAGTTTCACCAGACGATAATAAACAGCCCGACGACCAGAGCCCAAAGAAACCCAAAG GTGGAAATAAACCCAGTGACGGAAACCCGCCTGGACAAACAACAACCACAGTCACAACAAAGACGACAACAGAAACAACCGCTTCCGCCA gCTCGCCATCTGGTAGTCCCAATAACCAACAACCCAGTGACGACCAACCGGATGTAAAAGATCAGCCACAAGAAAACAAACCCAGTGATGACAAAAAACCTAAAGCTGGAAAGCAACCCAAAGAAGTTTCACCAGACGATAATAAACAGCCCGACGACCAGAGCCCAAAGAAACCCAAAGGTGGAAATCAACCCAACAATGAGTCACCGGATGATGACGACAACAGCCCTAACAGCAACAGCCCTGACAGGAACGGTGGCCAGCCAGGAGGCAAGAAACCCAAGGGTGGCAAGAAACCCAAAG GTGGAAATCAACCCAACAATGAGTCACCGGATGATGACGACCAACCCGACGACAACAGCCCTGACAGGAACGGTGGCCAGCCAGGAGGCAAGAAACCCAAGGGTGGCAAGAAACCCAAAGGTGGAAATCAACCCAACAATGAGTCACCGGATGATGACGACCAACCCGACGACAACAGCCCTGACAGGAACGGTGGCCAGCCAGGAGGCAAGAAACCCAAGGGTGGCAAGAAACCCAAAGGTGGAAATCAACCCAACAATGAGTCACCGGATGATGACGACAACAGCCCTGACAGCAACGATGGCCAGCCAGGAGGCAAGAAACCCAAGGGTGGCAAGAAACCCAAAGGTGGAAATCAACCCAACAATGAGTCACCGGATGATGACGACCAACCCGACGACAACAGCCCTGACAGGAACGGTGGCCAGCCAGGAGGCAAGAAACCCAAGGGTGGCAAGAAACCCAAAGGTGGAAATCAACCCAACAATAAGTCACCGGTTGATGACGACCAACCCGACGAAGACAGCCCTGACAGCAACGATGGCCAGCCAGGAGGCAAGAAACCCAAGGGTGGCAAGAAACCCAAAGGTGGAAATCAACCCAACAATGAGTCACCGGATGATGACGACCAACCCGACGACAACAGCCCTGACAGGAACGGTGGCCAGCCAGGAGGCAAGAAACCCAAGGGTGGCAAGAAACCCAAAGGTGGAAATCAACCCAACAATGAGTCACAGGATGATGACGACCAACCCGACGACAACAGCCCTGACAGGAACGGTGGCCAGCCAGGAGGCAAGAAACCCAAGGGTGGCAAGAAACCCAAAGGTGGAAATCAACCCAACAATGAGTCACCGGATGATGACGACAACAGCCCTGACAGCAACGATGGCCAGCCAGGAGGCAAGAAACCCAAGGGTGGCAAGAAACCCAAAGGTGGAAATCAACCCAACAATGAGTCACCGGATGATGACGACCAACCCGACGACAACAGCCCTGACAGGAACGGTGGCCAGCCAGGAGGCAAGAAACCCAAGGGTGGCAAGAAACCCAAAG GTGGAAATCAACCCAACAATGAGTCACCGGATAATGACGACCAACCCGACGACAACAGCCCTGACAGGAACGGTGGCCAGCCAGGAGGCAAGAAACCCAAGGGTGGCAAGAAACCCAAAGGTGGAAATAAACCCAGTGACGGAAACCCGCCTGGACAAACAACAACCACAGTCACAACAAAGACGACAACAGAAACAACCGCTTCCGCCA gCTCGCCATCTGGTAGTCCCAATAACCAACAACCCAGTGACGACCAACCGGATGTAAAAGATCAGCCACAAGAAAACAAACCCAGTGATGACAAAAAACCTAAAGCTGGAAAGCAACCCAAAGAAGTTTCACCAGACGATAATAAACAGCCCGACGACCAGAGCCCAAAGAAACCCAAAGGTGGAAGTCAACCCAACAATGAGTCACCGGATGATGACAACCAACCCGACGACAACAGCCCTGACAGGAACGGTGGCCAGCCAGGAGGCAAGAAACCCAAGTGTGGCAAGAAACCCAAAGGTGGAAATCAACCCAACAATGAGTCACCGGATGATGACGACAACAGCCCTGACAGCAACGATGGCCAGCCAGGAGGCAAGAAACCCAAGGGTGGCAAGAAACCCAAAGGTGGAAATCAACCCAACAATGAGTCACCGGATGATGACGACAACAGCCCTGACAGCAACGATGGCCAGCCAGGAGGCAAGAAACCCAAGGGTGGCAAGAAACCCAAAGGTGGAAATCAACCCAACAATGAGTCACCGGATGATGACGACCAACCCGACGACAACAGCCCTGACAGGAACGGTGGCCAGCCAGGAGGCAAGAAACCCAAGGGTGGCAAGAAACCCAAAGGTGGAAATCAACCCAACAATGAGTCACCGGATGATGACGACAACAGCCCTGACAGCAACGATGGCCAGCCAGGAGGCAAGAAACCCAAGGGTGGCAAGAAACCCAAAGGTGGAAATCAACCCAACAATGGGTCACCGGATGATGACGACAACAGCCCTGACAGCAACGATGGCCAGCCAGGAGGCAAGAAACCCAAGGGTGGCAAGAAACCCAAAGGTGGAAATCAACCCAACAATGAGTCACCGGATGATGACGACAACAGCCCTGACAGCAACGATGGCCAGCCAGGAGGCAAGAAACCCAAGGGTGGCAAGAAACCCAAAGGTGGAAATCAACCCAACAATGAGTCACCGGATGATGACGACCAACCCGACGACAACAGCCCTGACAGGAACGGTGGCCAGCCAGGAGGCAAGAAACCCAAGGGTGGCAAGAAACCCAAAG GTGGAAATAAACCCAGTGACGGAAACCCGCCTGGACAAACAACAACCACAGTCACAACAAAGACGACAACAGAAACAACCGCTTCCGCCA gCTCGCCATCTGGTAGTCCCAATAACCAACAACCCAGTGACGACCAACCGGATGTAAAAGATCAGCCACAAGAAAACAAACCCAGTGATGACAAAAAACCTAAAGCTGGAAAGCAACCCAAAGAAGTTTCACCAGACGATAATAAACAGCCCGACGACCAGAGCCCAAAGAAACCCAAAGGTGGAAGTCAACCCAACAATGAGTCACCGGATGATGACAACCAACCCGACGACAACAGCCCTGACAGGAACGGTGGCCAGCCAGGAGGCAAGAAACCCAAGGGTGGCAAGAAACCCAAAGGTGGAAATCAACCCAACAATGAGTCACCGGATGATGACGACAACAGCCCTGACAGCAACGATGGCCAGCCAGGAGGCAAGAAACCCAAGGGTGGCAAGAAACCCAAAGGTGGAAATCAACCCAACAATGAGTCACCGGATGATGACGACCAACCCGACGACAACAGCCCTGACAGGAACGGTGGCCAGCCAGGAGGCAAGAAACCCAAGGGTGGCAAGAAACCCAAAG GTGGAAATAAACCCAGTGACGGAAACCCGCCTGGACAAACAACAACCACAGTCACAACAAAGACGACAACAGAAACAACCGCTTCCGCCA gCTCGCCATCTGGTAGTCCCAATAACCAACAACCCAGTGACGACCAACCGGATGTAAAAGATCAGCCACAAGAAAACAAACCCAGTGATGACAAAAAACCTAAAGCTGGAAAGCAACCCAAAGAAGTTTCACCAGACGATAATAAACAGCCCGACGACCAGAGCCCAAAGAAACCCAAAGGTGGAAATCAACCCAACAATGAGTCACCGGATGATGACGACAACAGCCCTGACAGCAACGATGGCCAGCCAGGAGGCAAGAAACCCAAGGGTGGCAAGAAACCCAAAGGTGGAAATCAACCCAACAATGAGTCACCGGATGATGACGACAACAGCCCTGACAGCAACGATGGCCAGCCAGGAGGCAAGAAACCCAAGGGTGGCAAGAAACCCAAAGGTGGAAATCAACCCAACAATGAGTCACCGGATGATGACGACAACAGCCCTGACAGCAACGATGGCCAGCCAGGAGGCAAGAAACCCAAGGGTGGCAAGAAACCCAAAGGTGGAAATCAACCCAACAATGAGTCACCGGATGATGACGACAACAGCCCTGACAGCAACGATGGCCAGCCAGGAGGCAAGAAACCCAAGGGTGGCAAGAAACCCAAAGGTGGAAATCAACCCAACAATGAGTCACCGGATGATGACGACAACAGCCCTGACAGCAACGATGGCCAGCCAGGAGGCAAGAAACCCAAGGGTGGCAAGAAACCCAAAGGTGGAAATCAACCCAACAATGAGTCACCGGATGATGACGACAACAGCCCTGACAGCAACGATGGCCAGCCAGGAGGCAAGAAACCCAAGGGTGGCAAGAAACCCAAAGGTGGAAATAAACCCAGTGACGGAAACCCGCCTGGACAAACAACAACCACAGTCACAACAAAGACGACAACAGAAACAACCGCTTCCGCCA gCTCGCCATCTGGTAGTCCCAATAACCAACAACCCAGTGACGACCAACCGGATGTAAAAGATCAGCCACAAGAAAACAAACCCAGTGATGACAAAAAACCTAAAGCTGGAAAGCAACCCAAAGAAGTTTCACCAGACGATAATAAACAGCCCGACGACCAGAGCCCAAAGAAACCCAAAGGTGGAAGTCAACCCAACAATGAGTCACCGGATGATGACAACCAACCCGACGACAACAGCCCTGACAGGAACGGTGGCCAGCCAGGAGGCAAGAAACCCAAGGGTGGCAAGAAACCCAAAGGTGGAAATCAACCCAACAATGAGTCACCGGATGATGACGACCAACCCGACGACAACAGCCCTGACAGGAACGGTGGCCAGCCAGGAGGCAAGAAACCCAAGGGTGGCAAGAAACCCAAAGGTGGAAATCAACCCAACAATGAGTCACCGGATGATGACGACAACAGCCCTGACAGCAACGATGGCCAGCCAGGAGGCAAGAAACCCAAGGGTGGCAAGAAACCCAAAGGTGGAAATCAACCCAACAATGAGTCACCGGATGATGACGACAACAGCCCTGACAGCAACGATGGCCAGCCAGGAGGCAAGAAACCCAAGGGTGGCAAGAAACCCAAAGGTGGAAATCAACCCAACAATGAGTCACCGGATGATGACGACAACAGCCCTGACAGCAACGATGGCCAGCCAGGAGGCAAGAAACCCAAGGGTGGCAAGAAACCCAAAGGTGGAAATCAACCCAACAATGAGTCACCGGATGATGACGACAACAGCCCTGACAGCAACGATGGCCAGCCAGGAGGCAAGAAACCTAAGGGTGGCAAGAAACCCAAAGGTGGAAATCAACCCAACAATGAGTCACCGGATGATGACGACCAACCCGACGACAACAGCCCTGACAGGAACGGTGGCCAGCCAGGAGGCAAGAAACCCAAGGGTGGCAAGAAACCCAAAGGTGGAAATCAACCCAACAATGAGTCACCGGATGATGACGACCAACCCGACGACAACAGCCCTGACAGGAACGGTGGCCAGCCAGGAG GTCCAGCTAGTAAACCCGATGGTAAAAAACCAAATTCAGCCGAAAAAGGCCCCAATAGTTCACGTAAACCTGATTCAAGTCGTCCGAAAGGCAAAAAGCCAAGACATGGTGGTATCAGACCCGGCAGACCTACCCTAATTCCTCCACGTGGTG GTCGATACCCACCAGGATTCATCCCCAAGCAGCCAGGTCGCAACCGCATCTGCGTGTGCTTCAACAGCTTTAGCGACATGCCGGCAGAACTCAGATCCCAATTCCGATTATACTGA